A single region of the Musa acuminata AAA Group cultivar baxijiao chromosome BXJ1-11, Cavendish_Baxijiao_AAA, whole genome shotgun sequence genome encodes:
- the LOC103972475 gene encoding magnesium transporter MRS2-F isoform X2 — MVRSPKPTPEDDVHHRAAPAAAGRRKGTVNRAWLVLSDSGRSYHEEVGKHSIMRRTGLPARDLRVLDPLLSYPSTILGRERAIVINLEHIKAVVTATEVLIPNSSDPLVAPFVQDLQSRVSSSYGAPQQEAQDTGDLDGEVMGKSTSCWPSFPGQEMRHGSGVSKEHGSLSGDVSRGSPSPELDVTDDGSTKVAPFEFRVLEVCLESACRCLESETLALEQEAYPALDELTSKISTLNLERVRQIKSRLVAISGRVQRVRDELEHLLDDDMDMAEMYLTDKLASQRVGESSSRINLDNDASEQADDGDDEFRVETESCRESFGALKPNIEELEMLLEAYFVQIDGTLNKLYHVVSSRENVSVLLGEDAVGFESSSLRNGELFPRHRCIPFQLKQGMVAGVSEGESS, encoded by the exons ATGGTGAGGTCGCCGAAGCCAACGCCGGAGGACGACGTCCACCACCGGGCGGCCCCGGCCGCGGCAGGGAGACGGAAGGGTACCGTCAACCGGGCGTGGCTGGTTTTGTCGGACTCCGGACGGTCGTACCACGAGGAGGTGGGGAAGCACTCCATCATGCGGCGAACGGGGCTCCCCGCCCGCGACCTGCGGGTCCTCGATCCTTTGCTCTCCTACCCGTCTACGATACTCGGACGGGAGCGGGCCATCGTCATCAACCTGGAGCACATCAAGGCCGTCGTCACCGCCACCGAGGTGCTCATCCCCAACTCAAGTGACCCCTTGGTCGCCCCTTTCGTCCAGGACCTTCAATCCAGGGTCTCCAGTTCCTACGGCGCCCCTCAGCAGGAG GCTCAAGACACTGGCGATTTAGATGGGGAGGTTATGGGAAAGTCTACATCATGCTGGCCTTCCTTTCCTGGTCAGGAAATGAGACATGGATCTGGAGTCTCTAAAGAGCATGGTTCCTTATCTGGTGATGTGTCACGAGGCAGCCCAAGTCCTGAATTAGATGTCACCGATGATGGGAGTACCAAGGTGGCACCTTTTGAGTTCAGAGTTCTTGAAGTCTGTCTTGAGTCTGCTTGCAGGTGCCTTGAGTCCGAG ACACTAGCCCTAGAACAAGAGGCATATCCAGCTTTGGATGAATTGACTTCGAAAATAAGCACACTTAACCTTGAGCGTGTAAGACAAATCAAGTCTCGCTTGGTGGCAATATCTGGGCGCGTCCAGAGG GTGAGGGATGAACTTGAACATTTACTGGATGATGACATGGACATGGCTGAGATGTACCTAACAGATAAGCTTGCTAGTCAGCGAGTTGGTGAATCTTCATCTAGAATTAACTTGGATAATGATGCATCTGAGCAGGCGGATGATGG GGATGATGAGTTCAGAGTTGAGACAGAGAGCTGCCGTGAAAGTTTTGGAGCCTTAAAGCCTAATATTGAGGAGCTGGAGATGCTTTTGGAGGCTTACTTTGTGCAGATtgatggcactcttaacaagctaTATCAT GTCGTATCAAGTCGAGAAAATGTATCAGTTCTTCTGGGTGAAGATGCCGTGGGCTTTGAGAGCTCATCTTTGAGGAACGGTGAGCTGTTTCCCAGACATCGATGTATTCCTTTTCAGTTAAAGCAGGGGATGGTCGCTGGTGTTTCTGAGGGAGAAAGCAGTTAA
- the LOC103972475 gene encoding magnesium transporter MRS2-F isoform X1, whose product MVRSPKPTPEDDVHHRAAPAAAGRRKGTVNRAWLVLSDSGRSYHEEVGKHSIMRRTGLPARDLRVLDPLLSYPSTILGRERAIVINLEHIKAVVTATEVLIPNSSDPLVAPFVQDLQSRVSSSYGAPQQEAQDTGDLDGEVMGKSTSCWPSFPGQEMRHGSGVSKEHGSLSGDVSRGSPSPELDVTDDGSTKVAPFEFRVLEVCLESACRCLESETLALEQEAYPALDELTSKISTLNLERVRQIKSRLVAISGRVQRVRDELEHLLDDDMDMAEMYLTDKLASQRVGESSSRINLDNDASEQADDGDDEFRVETESCRESFGALKPNIEELEMLLEAYFVQIDGTLNKLYHLREYVDDTEDYINIMLDEKQNQLLQMGVMLSTATVVTTAGVVLVGLFGMNIGIDLYNAPYHKFWETTWGTIVGCVILYVLAIGFGKKSGLLQ is encoded by the exons ATGGTGAGGTCGCCGAAGCCAACGCCGGAGGACGACGTCCACCACCGGGCGGCCCCGGCCGCGGCAGGGAGACGGAAGGGTACCGTCAACCGGGCGTGGCTGGTTTTGTCGGACTCCGGACGGTCGTACCACGAGGAGGTGGGGAAGCACTCCATCATGCGGCGAACGGGGCTCCCCGCCCGCGACCTGCGGGTCCTCGATCCTTTGCTCTCCTACCCGTCTACGATACTCGGACGGGAGCGGGCCATCGTCATCAACCTGGAGCACATCAAGGCCGTCGTCACCGCCACCGAGGTGCTCATCCCCAACTCAAGTGACCCCTTGGTCGCCCCTTTCGTCCAGGACCTTCAATCCAGGGTCTCCAGTTCCTACGGCGCCCCTCAGCAGGAG GCTCAAGACACTGGCGATTTAGATGGGGAGGTTATGGGAAAGTCTACATCATGCTGGCCTTCCTTTCCTGGTCAGGAAATGAGACATGGATCTGGAGTCTCTAAAGAGCATGGTTCCTTATCTGGTGATGTGTCACGAGGCAGCCCAAGTCCTGAATTAGATGTCACCGATGATGGGAGTACCAAGGTGGCACCTTTTGAGTTCAGAGTTCTTGAAGTCTGTCTTGAGTCTGCTTGCAGGTGCCTTGAGTCCGAG ACACTAGCCCTAGAACAAGAGGCATATCCAGCTTTGGATGAATTGACTTCGAAAATAAGCACACTTAACCTTGAGCGTGTAAGACAAATCAAGTCTCGCTTGGTGGCAATATCTGGGCGCGTCCAGAGG GTGAGGGATGAACTTGAACATTTACTGGATGATGACATGGACATGGCTGAGATGTACCTAACAGATAAGCTTGCTAGTCAGCGAGTTGGTGAATCTTCATCTAGAATTAACTTGGATAATGATGCATCTGAGCAGGCGGATGATGG GGATGATGAGTTCAGAGTTGAGACAGAGAGCTGCCGTGAAAGTTTTGGAGCCTTAAAGCCTAATATTGAGGAGCTGGAGATGCTTTTGGAGGCTTACTTTGTGCAGATtgatggcactcttaacaagctaTATCAT TTGAGGGAGTATGTGGATGACACTGAAGACTACATAAACATTATGCTGGATGAGAAACAGAATCAACTGCTGCAGATGGGGGTCATGCTGAGCACTGCAACGGTGGTGACTACTGCTGGTGTAGTGCTTGTAGGTCTATTTGGTATGAACATTGGCATCGATCTCTATAATGCTCCATATCACAAATTCTGGGAGACCACCTGGGGCACCATTGTTGGCTGTGTGATTCTCTATGTTCTAGCAATTGGGTTTGGAAAGAAAAGTGGGCTGCTGCAGTGA